A window of the bacterium genome harbors these coding sequences:
- a CDS encoding M20/M25/M40 family metallo-hydrolase — protein MEIDRVLSRIDDEFDRHVDRVRAFVRQPSISGEGVGMQEMAEMLRDTITRLGGNAEIVPTPGWPVVYGALDAGRPKTLLLYGMYDVQPVEGEEWMVPPFAGQTVTLPEFGPSIVARGVYNTKGPLAGMFNVIEAIRQADGRLPVNVKFVIEGEEELGSRNLPGFINAYRDKLKADATYFAFYCQERHGKPVLWLGVKGIQYFEVTCRGGAWGGPRTRGVHGSNAVWIGNPAWRLVRALATMMTDDEQIQVAGFRDDVVPPSAEDEALLTKLAETFDPATQLWNWDAERFKYPEDRAALLRHYLYDPTLNIDGVWGGYTGPAMKTLLPHEVKVKMDVRMVPNMEPERVRERIRAHLARLGREDIQVHFYDGYPPAKTSLNEPVVQALLRAIRGLGHEPEVWPHLAGSAPFYLFRRTLGQPFAAGGLGHGGRPHSPNEYATIEGMRRFERSVARFFYEFAAG, from the coding sequence ATGGAGATCGACCGAGTCCTTTCCCGCATCGACGACGAGTTCGACCGGCACGTCGATCGCGTGCGGGCGTTCGTCCGTCAGCCCAGCATCAGCGGCGAAGGCGTCGGGATGCAGGAGATGGCGGAGATGCTGCGGGACACGATCACCCGGTTGGGGGGGAACGCTGAGATCGTGCCGACGCCCGGCTGGCCGGTCGTCTACGGGGCGCTCGACGCGGGACGGCCGAAGACCCTGTTGCTCTACGGGATGTACGATGTCCAGCCGGTCGAGGGCGAGGAGTGGATGGTGCCGCCGTTTGCGGGGCAGACGGTGACCCTGCCCGAGTTCGGACCCAGCATCGTCGCCCGAGGCGTGTATAACACGAAGGGTCCACTCGCGGGCATGTTCAACGTCATCGAGGCGATCCGGCAGGCCGACGGTCGCTTGCCCGTGAACGTCAAGTTCGTCATCGAGGGCGAAGAGGAGCTTGGCAGCCGGAACCTCCCCGGTTTCATCAACGCCTACCGCGACAAGCTCAAAGCCGATGCGACGTATTTCGCGTTCTACTGCCAGGAGCGGCACGGTAAGCCGGTGCTCTGGCTCGGCGTCAAGGGAATCCAGTACTTCGAGGTCACGTGCCGCGGCGGGGCGTGGGGTGGTCCGCGGACCCGCGGGGTGCACGGGAGCAACGCCGTGTGGATCGGCAACCCGGCGTGGCGGTTGGTGCGGGCGCTCGCGACGATGATGACGGATGACGAGCAGATCCAGGTCGCCGGGTTCCGCGACGACGTGGTGCCGCCGAGCGCCGAGGACGAAGCGCTGCTCACGAAGCTGGCGGAGACGTTCGATCCGGCGACGCAGCTGTGGAACTGGGACGCCGAGCGCTTCAAGTACCCCGAGGACCGCGCCGCGCTCCTACGCCACTATCTGTACGATCCCACGCTCAACATCGACGGCGTGTGGGGTGGATACACGGGGCCCGCGATGAAGACGCTGTTGCCGCACGAGGTCAAGGTGAAGATGGACGTGCGGATGGTGCCGAACATGGAGCCGGAACGCGTGCGTGAACGGATCCGTGCCCACCTCGCGCGGCTTGGGCGCGAGGACATCCAGGTCCACTTCTACGACGGCTACCCACCGGCGAAGACGAGCCTCAACGAGCCGGTTGTGCAGGCCCTGCTCCGCGCGATCCGCGGACTCGGCCACGAGCCCGAGGTGTGGCCCCACCTGGCCGGATCGGCCCCGTTCTACCTGTTTCGCCGAACGCTCGGTCAACCGTTCGCTGCCGGCGGACTCGGGCATGGCGGGCGGCCCCACAGCCCCAACGAGTACGCGACGATCGAAGGGATGCGCCGGTTCGAGCGCTCGGTCGCCAGGTTCTTCTACGAATTCGCCGCGGGGTAG